The genomic window TTAACGACGATTGAAGAAGAGAGACGGCTTTTTTATGTCGCGATGACGAGAGCAAGGAATCGCCTTTATTTATGTGTACCTGAATTTAAAGGGAAAAGAAAATTAAAACCTTCTCGTTTTATTAAAGAAACGGGTTGTAAAGTTAAAAAAATCCAATAAATCGTAAAAAGCAAAGCGAGTAAAAATACACTCACTTTGCTTTTTTATTCAAAAAAATAAATAACTGTATTTATTTAAGTTGATTATAAATAACCGTTGTTTCATCAAAGAATATAACGTTTTATAAATGGTTTAAATAACTATTTTTTATAATAAAACGATTTTTATTTATTTTGAAGATAGCGTATGACTGGCATTATTTTGATATTACGTTTAGAATGGGATTACAATTAAAAAGGAGTGAGAAAATGATAAAACTATACACTTCGCCTAGCTGTACATCTTGCAGAAAGGCCAAAGCATGGTTACAAACGAATCACCTTGATTTTGAAGAAAAGAATATCTTTGCAGAACCTCTATCAGAAAATGAGATCCGACAAATATTGGCCGCGACTGAAGGTGGAGTCGAAGATATTATTTCCACTCGGTCAAAAGTTTATGAGAAATTAGGCATCGATTTTAATGATTTATCGTTGAAAGAAATGATCCGTTTGTTCAAAGAATACCCTTCTTTACTTAGACGTCCGATTTTACTTGATGAAAAACGAGTATTGATTGGCTTTAATGAAGATGAAATTCGTGCATTCATCCCT from Enterococcus sp. DIV1094 includes these protein-coding regions:
- the spx gene encoding transcriptional regulator Spx, with the protein product MIKLYTSPSCTSCRKAKAWLQTNHLDFEEKNIFAEPLSENEIRQILAATEGGVEDIISTRSKVYEKLGIDFNDLSLKEMIRLFKEYPSLLRRPILLDEKRVLIGFNEDEIRAFIPREIRGVARNLIYMKHSVLYS